One window of the Rhodococcus sovatensis genome contains the following:
- the grpE gene encoding nucleotide exchange factor GrpE — translation MTPRDTEQDLQNTEQEPVTFVDKRKIDPETGAAREGDAVPEPFAGTGAAPQPGSVDAEGSDVVAVEGEVEEDPRDTQVTELTADLQRVSAEYANYRRRTDREKQTGAENAKASVISQLLPVLDDLERARQHGDLETGPLKAVADKLAGVFSNIGLSTFGAVGDAFDPAIHEAVSHEGDGSSPVVGTLMRPGYKLGERVLRTAMVGVVDDAGQESGADAPDEK, via the coding sequence GTGACCCCCCGCGACACCGAGCAGGATCTGCAGAATACCGAGCAAGAACCGGTCACTTTCGTGGACAAGCGAAAGATCGATCCCGAGACCGGTGCAGCACGGGAAGGGGACGCAGTTCCGGAGCCCTTTGCGGGTACCGGGGCTGCGCCCCAGCCCGGCTCGGTGGACGCGGAGGGATCCGATGTAGTGGCAGTCGAGGGTGAAGTCGAGGAAGACCCGCGGGACACGCAGGTCACCGAGCTCACCGCCGATCTGCAGCGCGTATCGGCCGAGTACGCCAACTACCGGCGTCGCACCGATCGCGAGAAGCAGACAGGTGCCGAGAACGCGAAAGCGTCCGTCATCTCCCAGCTGCTTCCCGTCCTCGACGACCTGGAGCGGGCCCGCCAGCACGGTGATCTCGAAACCGGTCCGCTCAAGGCCGTGGCTGACAAGTTGGCCGGGGTGTTCTCGAACATCGGTCTGAGCACGTTCGGAGCCGTGGGCGACGCCTTCGACCCCGCCATCCACGAGGCCGTCTCCCATGAGGGTGACGGCAGCAGCCCCGTCGTCGGAACGCTGATGCGTCCGGGCTACAAGCTCGGTGAGCGTGTTCTGCGGACCGCGATGGTCGGCGTCGTAGATGATGCTGGACAAGAGTCGGGTGCCGATGCGCCCGACGAGAAGTAA
- a CDS encoding heat shock protein transcriptional repressor HspR, whose protein sequence is MPVPPAPPPPQGDPDAQVFVISVAAQLAGMHAQTLRTYDRLGLVTPHRTTGGGRRYSPRDVALLREVQRLSQDEGVNLAGIKRIIELSNQVEALQARVGELAQELANVHASYRRDLVPVQRSALVVWKPRNQR, encoded by the coding sequence ATGCCGGTGCCGCCTGCACCCCCTCCTCCCCAGGGCGATCCTGACGCGCAGGTTTTCGTCATCTCCGTCGCAGCCCAGCTCGCGGGGATGCACGCGCAGACCTTGCGGACCTACGACCGACTCGGGTTGGTGACGCCGCATCGCACCACCGGTGGTGGGCGTCGGTACTCGCCGCGAGACGTCGCGCTGCTCCGCGAGGTTCAGCGGCTGTCGCAGGACGAAGGAGTCAACCTCGCGGGCATCAAGCGCATCATCGAACTGTCCAACCAGGTCGAGGCACTGCAAGCCCGAGTGGGTGAGCTCGCGCAGGAACTGGCGAACGTGCACGCGAGCTATCGTCGCGATCTCGTGCCGGTTCAGCGCAGCGCCCTGGTCGTCTGGAAGCCGCGAAACCAGCGCTGA
- the dnaJ gene encoding molecular chaperone DnaJ, whose product MSQREWIEKDFYKELGVSSSASAEEIKKAYRKLARDNHPDANPGNAAAEEKFKAVSEAHAVLADPAKRTEYDEARRLFASGGFGRQGGGFNPNAGGFGGGGQTFDVGDIFGQGGGDGGIGDLFGGLFNRGGTQQRPAGTRPRRGSDVETETTLGFREATQGVTVPLRLTSPSSCTTCHGSGAKPGTSPRVCPKCNGAGVVNRNQGAFGFSEPCDDCRGTGSIIDDPCADCRGSGVQNRTRTITVRVPPGVSDGQKIRLAGQGEAGLRGAPSGDLYVTVRVRPDKVFGRTGDDLTVTVPVSYGELVLGTTLSVPTLDGRVGVKVPPGTVDGRVLRVRGRGVPKKTGNPGDLMVTVKVAVPQKLDDPATEALRAYLEAEKASGFDPRAGWAGA is encoded by the coding sequence GTGAGCCAGCGGGAGTGGATCGAGAAGGACTTCTACAAGGAGCTGGGCGTTTCCTCCAGCGCGAGTGCAGAAGAGATCAAGAAGGCCTACCGAAAGTTGGCAAGGGACAACCATCCTGACGCCAACCCCGGCAATGCTGCCGCCGAAGAGAAATTCAAAGCTGTCAGTGAGGCCCACGCGGTCCTTGCCGACCCTGCCAAGCGGACCGAGTACGACGAAGCGAGACGGCTCTTCGCCTCCGGTGGCTTCGGCCGCCAGGGAGGTGGATTCAACCCCAACGCAGGCGGATTCGGCGGCGGTGGTCAGACTTTCGACGTCGGCGACATCTTCGGTCAGGGCGGTGGCGACGGCGGCATCGGAGACCTGTTCGGTGGCCTGTTCAATCGCGGCGGAACACAGCAGCGCCCCGCAGGCACCAGACCCCGGCGTGGCAGCGACGTCGAAACCGAGACCACACTCGGCTTCCGAGAAGCCACGCAGGGTGTGACGGTTCCGCTCAGGCTCACCAGTCCGTCATCGTGCACGACGTGCCACGGCAGCGGAGCAAAGCCAGGAACCAGCCCCCGTGTGTGCCCCAAGTGCAACGGCGCCGGCGTCGTCAACCGCAACCAGGGGGCGTTCGGCTTCAGCGAGCCGTGCGACGACTGCCGCGGAACCGGATCCATCATCGACGACCCGTGCGCGGATTGCCGCGGCAGCGGCGTCCAGAATCGGACCCGCACCATCACCGTTCGAGTGCCACCAGGCGTGTCCGACGGCCAGAAGATCCGGCTCGCAGGTCAAGGCGAGGCGGGACTGCGCGGTGCTCCCTCGGGCGACCTGTACGTCACCGTTCGGGTTCGACCGGACAAGGTGTTCGGCCGCACCGGCGACGACCTCACGGTCACCGTTCCGGTCAGTTACGGCGAGCTTGTACTCGGAACGACTCTGTCGGTTCCGACGCTCGACGGACGGGTCGGTGTGAAGGTTCCGCCCGGCACCGTGGACGGACGAGTCCTGCGAGTGCGCGGTCGTGGCGTGCCGAAGAAGACCGGCAACCCCGGTGATCTCATGGTCACCGTCAAGGTCGCGGTCCCTCAGAAGCTCGACGATCCGGCAACCGAAGCATTGCGGGCGTATCTGGAAGCGGAGAAGGCCAGCGGATTCGATCCGCGGGCAGGATGGGCAGGTGCATGA
- a CDS encoding nitric oxide synthase oxygenase: MTLTVGVGLKEPVIDESLLARRLAECREFFDLPELRHLPAERTTQALAELRATGTYVQSAEEILIGAKIAWRNHARCVGRKHWRTLKLLDARRATTAAEIAEACFEHLRVATNGGALQSIVTVGPTPLPDGREYRIISPQLIRYAGYRGVDGTIVGDPAHVELTELASRLGWRGEGTPFDVLPLMISTPDEPIQWFEVPRELVMEVALEHPNYRWFAGLGLKWHAVPAVSNMDLEIGGVRYPCAPFNGWYVNTEVGARNFSDTDRYDMLPTIAKKLRLDMSSDRTLWKDRALVELNRAVIHSFREAGAYMVDHHTVAKQFVDHVDREAQAGRECPTDWSWVNPPMSSGITPTFHRLYDPPDLDIRPNFVARGSAGCPFS; this comes from the coding sequence GTGACTCTCACTGTCGGGGTGGGCTTGAAAGAACCAGTGATAGACGAATCCCTCCTCGCCCGGCGACTCGCCGAATGTCGCGAATTCTTCGACCTACCGGAGCTACGCCACCTCCCCGCCGAGCGCACGACGCAGGCATTGGCCGAACTCCGAGCCACCGGAACGTACGTCCAGTCGGCCGAGGAAATTCTGATCGGCGCAAAGATCGCCTGGCGAAACCATGCACGATGCGTCGGACGCAAGCACTGGCGCACACTCAAGCTGCTCGACGCGCGTCGCGCCACCACGGCCGCGGAGATCGCCGAGGCATGCTTCGAGCACCTACGAGTCGCGACCAACGGTGGCGCTCTGCAGTCCATCGTCACCGTCGGCCCGACGCCGTTGCCCGACGGGCGCGAGTATCGGATCATCAGTCCGCAGCTGATCCGATACGCCGGGTACCGGGGCGTGGACGGCACCATCGTCGGCGACCCCGCGCACGTCGAGCTCACCGAGCTCGCGTCACGACTGGGCTGGCGCGGCGAGGGAACCCCCTTCGACGTCCTCCCGTTGATGATCTCGACGCCCGACGAGCCGATCCAGTGGTTCGAGGTGCCGCGCGAGTTGGTGATGGAGGTCGCGCTGGAGCACCCCAACTACCGGTGGTTCGCCGGGCTCGGGCTCAAATGGCACGCAGTCCCAGCAGTCTCCAACATGGACCTGGAGATCGGGGGCGTTCGGTATCCCTGCGCGCCGTTCAACGGGTGGTATGTCAACACCGAAGTCGGCGCACGAAACTTCAGTGACACCGATCGATACGACATGCTGCCGACCATCGCGAAGAAGCTCCGTCTCGACATGAGCTCCGACCGCACACTCTGGAAGGATCGTGCGCTCGTCGAGCTCAACCGCGCAGTCATCCACAGCTTCCGTGAGGCGGGGGCGTACATGGTCGACCACCACACCGTCGCCAAACAGTTCGTCGACCATGTCGATCGCGAGGCACAGGCCGGACGAGAATGCCCGACGGATTGGTCGTGGGTGAATCCGCCGATGTCGTCGGGAATCACTCCGACGTTCCACAGGCTCTACGATCCGCCGGACCTGGACATCAGGCCGAATTTCGTCGCCAGGGGTTCGGCGGGCTGCCCCTTCTCATGA